The nucleotide sequence gagaaCTTTTCCATCAAAAGTTCTAAACTGCCTATCCtcatttgtcattttaatttcttccttaatAGTTCCCAATTCTGCCAGTttccatccttcatttttttttccttttaaatcttttATGTGATGTAGGGTGGCATAATAGACAAGAAGGcagtcttagaatcaggaaaagctaaATTCAAATTCTGAATTTGATACTTTATGGTCACAGAaccaattcacttaacctctcatttccCCAAGCAGATCTCAAAGATTCTAAGTGAGCAGTTGCCAATTTACATCTGTgaaggaatttccacaccagaaacttcctgtaccaatgaaatcacacatcctgatcagtatgtatgtgtctatgtctaaataatctctctctctctctctctctctttctctctctctctctctctctctctctctctctctttctctctctcctgaaccTACTTGAAATATCTTGCCATTGCTACAATAACTTTTCTGATGATACTAAAAATACaatgcctttttctttccctttatcaTTTGCTATGCCATctattttcattctgtttttacagataaggaaactgtacCTTAGAAAGATTAAGTCATATACTTACTAAGAATTGGAGCTAGCACTCAAATTTAGGTTTTCTGACTTCTAGTCCTACCCATTAAGTCATACTAAATCTTACAAGGTATGTTACCTAAACTTCCTCATTTAAACTGCATAATCCAAAGTCACTCCCTTAGTACTTTTGGGCAGCATTTGAGTGAGATACACTTGGACTAAGTATCTCACCTATCAAGAATAGTGCTctacatgggtgtgtgtgtgtgtgcatgtgtattagatggacccttttggcagtttgGCGAAGTCTATGGAATccccttctgaaaaaaaaattttaaataaatgaaaaaaaaacaggatgacaaagaaaaccaattacatttGTTTAAAGTCCACAGACCCTAAGActcaggagtggagaacctgcagctcTAGGCCATGttgccctctagatcctcaagtgtagccctttgcctgaatccaaacttctatGAATCCATGCTTCCTTGAAGTCTGGAGTCagccaaaaggctgcacttgaggacctaaagagcCCCACTCCTGTgcctaggttaagaatccttgctctaAGCCATTCCCACCGACCCTGATATTCCATTACTAGGCATAGTCCCAAGTAGACAGGCCAAAATTAAAAGTTAAGACATCCATCTCACATCTGAATTACATCTATTCTGGATAATCCATTTCAGAAATCAGTTCATATCAAATTAGGATCTATAATTTTCAGGAAATTTGACTAAGTTTTGAAAGGCATGTATCTTATTTAAGAGTTCTACGCTTGCTTTTCCTCTTCCGCCGCTTTCGCGTTTGCATTCGGTACCACAGCCCCCGACATGCAGAACGACGCCGGAGAGTTCGTGGATCTGTACGTGCCGCGGAAATGCTCTGCGAGCAACAGGATCATCGGGGCCAAGGACCACGCGTCCATCCAGATGAACGTGGCCGAGGTTGACAAGGTTACAGGCAGATTCAATGGCCAGTTTAAAACCTATGCAATTTGTGGAGCAATTCGTAGAATGGGGGAATCTGATGACTCTATTCTCCGACTGGCAAAAAATGATGGTATTGTTTCAAAGAACTTCTAATTGAAGAAACCTTGTGAAAAATGTCTTAATAAatcagaaaaacagcaaaaaaaaaaaaaaaaaagagttctacACTTCTTCCTGAGAATTGTCAACAGTATTCAGCCAAGTTCTCTTCTTTCAAAGAAAACTCTTTTGTCCCTCattatcatttgattctcatccTCCTTAACACCTGTCCTTCATTTTCACCTTGTCCACTGATTGAATACACCAAAGTCCCTAATTCTAATAAAATTTGGATTTTTCTAATTGTACAGTACATAggttttcttctgtgttttaaggGCAGAAAAGCATTCCCAGTTTCAGAATTACTCCAACATTTTACACTTGAAAGAATTCATTAGTGAGTGCTCCCTCTACAAACCCTTCTGTGCATTAGTGTATAGTCTTGATGAATTGTCATAACCAACATAATTCAACACCCCCCAACCAAACTGTTAATACGTCTCTTAGAATTTAAGCTGATACATTAACACAGTATTAGTGAGCCCACACTAACAGtgtcagaattattttaattcatgTTGCCTTTATGTTTTCTCTTAGTATTAACTACAAAAAGGATCATAGGGATGAATATCCTCATTTCGGAACAAACAACTAAAATAAATTTCTGAATTTGCACTTCCCCAAAATGTCTGCCTACATGTTTTAATGTTTATttgcaaaatttatttttaaatcaaggaAGGAACTACTTGTaaccatttttttaattaagcggTCAGTTAGATCTGGTTTGGGTAAGTGAGCAAATGTTATAGAAATGAGTGGGTtttattgtcttttaaaaattcctagaagaatCTGAATCCAAATATTCAACAGATAGTAActtttggtgtgtttttttaatgttagcTGCAATTTTTGCAACATTACGCTTAAAACATCCCTAGtaatcatttatttaaaagatCTAAAAGCCATAGAAAACAACTTCTgcttactctctcttctctccctttctctcatcaATCCTGTAATCTTTGGCCCACATGACTTAGACTAAAAACAAAGCATATCTCAAAGTTCCTAATGGCAGTCctaaaaaaaactatttgcttTCCAGTAGCATCACTGCTATGCCCTATCATGCTGGCACAGAATCTGGTgtgttgagagaaaaaaaaagaagcttttgTTGTGGCACCCACATCCTCCTTGAAATAGTAAGACTCACTACTGTGTTCCCCACAGACTATGAAATGGTTTTTGTTTTAGCCACTAGCATGACCAAGCCCAAAAAAAGATAACTAGAAACCCAAATCTTGTGGTACTGGAATATATATCATAGAGCATGGTAATTATGAACTTTAAAAGTATATAACTGACTTCTTGAGGAGCCCCTATAAcgttttttaaagtgctttttggAATAATGGTTCACAAgcaattgtttgttgttgttcatgttcatccttcattttcaaagaggaccaatgacatcacaggatgatgtcttgactcacacaagtgaattggatttaagtgaggcagagttgcacaaaatggCCAGCCTCGCTCTCTTTCAGtaactgaagtccagtggcaagacaaaagtcaagttgACTagaaatgacccaggatgcagtggatgaccttgaggtcttcaatgtctgactaagctctaagcattccacagtgcctgcttcagccacctatatggtcattggaacaaactgCTCTTATCTGTCTATTCCACtggagaaagtcttcacatgttcgGGGTaaacattcccctaactcaccaataagtttgaggcctgtcagttaccctcaacctgatttagtctatctgccaagacttTTTCTGCGGTAtagccactgcacatgctatagcttcttagaGACACAGGTGAGAGGTGCATGACAGATGGACAATAGAAGtgtcatttttaattaatttaattcaattgctCATAggcaattatttaaaaaagaaactaccTCATGGCTAAACTACATTAATAACCATATGTGGCAATAGATTCCTTATGACTCCTTACTATTTTTGACTATTAAATTTCCTTCTAAGTATGCCATGAGTGGTTTCTTAAATTGTCTCCATATCCCTAATTGTGCCTAATTGGGACATTTAAGTATGCCCCAATTCAACATTTTCTACACAATATTATACCTTTACATCATATGTATTTCTTTACTATTTAGCAAAACCACTAAATTAAGCTCTATGGTTCCCAAAATTTAGTGAGTACTTCCTGCCTTATGGGAATGGTCAATTTAGTCCAGCTGTTTCCTAATTTTTCGAGTCCCCATTGATCCATGACTTTCAGTAAACGGTCCTCcacctcttcttttaaaattaaaaaaaaaattccatagttTACCATGtaagaaaaaagattaatttttttcatgaagCTTCATTTGGTACATCACATTTTTGTATTATAAAagtatgaaatatttgtaaagaaggCAGCCAGATAAATTGGTTGAGACCCTTGATTCTGTTTCTTATTGACTGTTTTGCTCTagagttttgaaagaaatacCTGTATATCGTGCTCAGACTTCaatttgtttcttgctttttgaTTTGATTTACAATAGCACCAAGAATCCTGATTCACAGACATAAGTTGTTATAAGTGGAATTAAAGTCTTGTGGGCATTTTTAGTAAGAATAGGATGTTTCCCAAGGGTATCGCAAAAATTCTGTAGCTTCAATGAGTACAAATCAATTCAGAGTTTATGGTTATTATAGAGATGAATTAGCACATTTTCCACTGTgttatcagtgattttttttctacctcaatATGAAACGGCTTTCACATCCACCTCTCAGTCATTTGATTTTGGTCATAAGGAATTACTGCTTCAACTCTCTTCCTAAATTTCTttgcaagcattttattaaaaattcccTTCATTTTCTCACTCTATCTATATATCCTCACCATTCTCTCTTCAATTCACAAATTTTCCACTAAAATTTGTGcttttggaatattttaaaaagttaatacaATTATTTACCATGCGTTTATTTCCCTTACTTGCATGACAAATTTCTCAACCTCTCCCCAGGGGCCAGGGGAGAAGGGGCACTTGTACCTCATGTTGTCAACACATAATCAAGTGAAATCAACTAATTCCTACTCCTGACTTTTtcccaaaccagaaaccaaagCAAAAGCTTGCATCTAACCTTAgactacagtttcttggagcaaAATGCTCCATTTCTGAGCCAAACTGTCCCAAGAGAAAAGACcaggatgaaatagaaaacttcctacctttcctcttttctctcctctaaacAGTAGAAAATATTGGAAATCAGATTGATTGGTCCAAATCTCTTCACCATTAGAGGGCATACAGCAGTCACTTAAGAATCATAGTAGTCTTTTGGGAGCCAAGACAGTAGAGTAGAAGAAACAGTACAgccaagctctcccaacattcccccacaaataacttttttttttgctttttggcagggcaattggggttaagtgacttgcccaaggtcacacagctagtacatgtgtcaagtgtctgaggccacatttgaagtcaggtcctcctgactccagggctggtactctaccgactgcgccacctagctgccccacccccacaaataactttaaaataatgcatcaAATCAAATTGTAGAGTTGCAGAGCCAAGAAAAGGCCCAGGAatagaacccaactttaacataaagttcaaagtcaagaaatgagttagaaaaagcaaggaaacaacaaaaaatgaagctGAACAAGAACCATGGTAGTTACATTTCTTCCATaacatccttctttctttccttcctttcttccttccttccatccttcattcatttaacaagcattcacTAAGTTTCTACTATGCCAGGTACTGCACGAGGCACTATGACTAAAAAAACCAACACTACCCCTCAAGAAACccaacagtccctgacctcaaagaagcttatattctgttgaAGGAAAACAGTACATAGATCCTTACCTATCTGGCAAAATTCAACAGTTAAGTGTGCATTTGTACAAAGcaataataaaaagcaaaaggaaattaTGTAGAGCAATTTTACTCAAAATAactcaaaataaaatgcataaaataactaAGATTTAACATATTAAAGTACATTCGAgatagaggagaggggaggggaaaggagaataggagaggggaggggaggagaggagaagaagaaagaaagggaagaaggtaggagaggagaggaagaaggaagtgtTGGAGATAGGGAGATGGAGAGTGAGTAAGACAGGACCAAAACTAAACATAAATCTTaccaaaatttaaatgaaatgaacaCTAGAAGGAAGCCAGACTTGAAGTTAGCACTTCTCAAACATTTAAATGTGAGGATTCCTTTACACTCTTAATTACTGGAATGCCAAAGAGCTTTTGTTATGTGGAAAagtaatgtttaaaaatatttactaatttattttaaaataacaacaataaacccattacatgttaacataatgcttttaagaaaaataattatattttctaaCAAATAGTGGGAGgagtggcattgttttacatattcttTGCAAAGAGTTAGATCTTCATATCTGTTTTACCATTCAATCTCCTGTCATATATCACTGTGGTTGAAGTATATTAATAAAATGTGACCAAACACAAATTTATAGTTCAAAAAGGTAGGAGTATTTCAATAGGTGAACAACATCTTAATATTATCATAAAAATAGCTTTATAACTTGCAGACCCTTTTAAAGGGTCCTATGGACTAAACTTTGATAACTgatgttttaaataattaaaagtctCAGAGAAGCGATGGCAGAAGGCAGCAGAGCTCAGACAGAAAGTTGTATCCCCTGTCTAATGAGGTCATAGTTATTCAGGGATTGCTATTTGATTATCTATATTTTAATGGATATTTCAATTTAGAGGAGAGTAGTAAAGAATCTTCTGAAATACGTAATaacaaaaagcaacaataaaaacctattttgaaaaaaaaattaaagtagacAAATAATAGTGAGATATTCACTGCTTACAGGTGGGCTATACCCAAACAATTAAATGAAGATATTACCTAATTTCCAAATTTAGCATTATATCAAAATACTAAGAGGTTACTTCATACAACTGGGAAAAATAATCCTAAAAGCTCATTTGGATCTTGTAGGAATTTtgtagaatctcaagggaaataacgaaggaaaaaaagaagcaagaatgaATGGGGACTAGCAAGTCCAGACCTTAAACTGTATCATAAAGCATTAATCATGGAAAAGTATGGGGAGATGGCAACATGTTAAGACCTAATGAAGCCCAGGTcctccacacacacaaaaaaagttttaaataatacaccaaaaataaaattttagttattattattattgttattattattaatccaaATAGAgcctttgaggaaaaaaatgtcttGGCCACAAAAACTACAAGAATATCCTCAGTAgaagaaacaagagatacagaataCAATATTAAAGGAATGAGAGCTAGGGAGATAACAATGGTCAGGAGAACAGTTTCAATTGGACCCTTACCCAAATATTGAAATCTCTGAAACTCAGAATGGGCCAAACAGAAAGCAACAATTacatgagacaataagaaatagtAAAGTCAAATCAAAAGATTCAAAACCCTTAATCatcacaagcatttgttaatggatttttaaaaaaagaatagtaaatGTGTGAAACAGACTAGACAAAAAATTCAGAGATAATTAATCTTAGCAGTCCATTGTCTGATAAACTCCAAAACATAAATTAATTGGGGAAGGATTCCCTATCTGAAAAGAaagttaggaaaactggaaaaatactTTAGTAGTAATTAGGTCTAGAACTTATACCATATGCCACAATAAGTCCAAAGTGGATATGCAAAATGTGACTACCTAATATAAATGTGACAAACTAATAattaatgaaaatagaaaaagttAACTTTAATTACTAGGACTAGAGGAAGacttcttaaccaaacaagacacaagtgctttttaaaaagaaacatataatttCAACTAcgtaaaataaaacatttttatgtcAACAAAATTAGTGCATACAAGACAAGAAAAAGGGTTACGTGTGAAAAATGTTGACATCAAATATCTATGTCTAATATGCATGATAGGTAttgaattaatataaataaaaacaactctgtttAATGAGCTTCAGTGATTCGGAAATTTTCTCTAATCCTCACAACTtatcaaacctctccaaaacaaaaattaCGCAAGAGAGAAAAAGTATTTTCAGGTCTAGGATACCCAAGGACACACAACATGGGTTTACAACAAAACTCATTCACACACTctgattccccaccccccccttttACAGTGCTTTAAAGACTATGGCTCCAGACTGTGGAAATTTTCCCTGATTACAACAGACAGCCAATGACCACAGCCCCTCAGCAACAAAAGGCCTGCTGGAGGCCACAACCCTGCAAAACAACAGAGCTGAAGTGAGGCTAACAAACCTGTAACAGCAGCAGAACAAGTGTCAGGGAAGATAATTCTGTAGCACTAGCACTGTAGAGCTCCTAACTGTGGGTATTAGGCCAAACACGTGAGGAGCAAACACTGAGACAGAGCACCATGACAAGACACATTGTATGATGCGGGGGCAGGGGTGTTCTACATAACATTCCATTAAACTTAAGGAAAAGAACTCAGCATCCAGCCAGAGCCAGTTCTGACCTCCCAAAAGTCAGCTGGGGCACAGACCTAGGCTAGAGAACCATGAATTATCCAgtagaggaggagactgagaagctTTGAGATCCGTaatgtgtgaggtagtgagagaataaagtgtgaagacttcacaaggaatatgtatatatgtatttatatctaaaatgtttgagaatcaacaTTTAGAGAAAacggaaatgggataaatttgagtctgtgggaatctgattattcagcctttaggaatgtctttctccccattttcctttagatttatagatgtcacctcagctgtgaatggaatacaagcttgtgaaagcttccctatgaataactcatgcaaggcaatattcaaatagagatagtacaaatttagttaggatgtgaacctcaccaggcctaagttttgttttcctgtaaatcatatgatttcggggaaaccagatgatattcccctctccccctcccctagcttACTTACAAACggccatcttagcattaaagtttccctataaggtaattctagtttctgtgcttgtattgggtaaaaacttattcctggttagattgtgaggccactcatCTCCGCAAATGGGGgcgggggtccagcctctggggtgggatttcttagaattgtttgtacaagggtatatatctccctgcttgccttctccccctcgcctctcttcactgctatctccgccctggtagtgagagatgcccaattctcgagacttgatcaaataaagcttctggtttttttttctgccttgagaaaccaagacatctctgtttttttttacttgagctaGTGGTCTTTTGACCTACACATTAAGGAAACCACAATCTGGGTAGAaaaagtcagaaagtgagcaactTGGGAAATAAAGAGGccagcagggggagggggagtgatgcACAGGAaggactgaaattaccaaagatttcaggaagaccttgaacataaatcAGCAGAACAATATCAACAGTAGAAAACATGGCCTCCAAATCTAGTCAACAAGTCCAggtatctatgaataaatactgcaaaacaaaaaaagtgatgcAGCATTTTATGGGACAGAGGAACCCAGGGAATTTGGGAAGAACATGAGACCACAACACACGGTTCATGAGTGGTtcaaaaaaaatgagaggcatgagagcagaatttatggcctgcataGCAAAAATTatgggcaaaatagaaaaaacTAGAATCTTAGAATGGCAACtctcaccaaagaaataaaagagagaataaaaaaattaggactccaaagaaactgaagtaaaggacagcctagaagaagagaagcaaaatacaATTAACATTAAAATATGCTCACTATTCAAGGAAAACATATTGATATCAAAGACAGGATGCACAGAGACAACCTAAGGaccataggtctcccagaagcaGGACAAAATAAAGtcttaaaataataaagaaaataatagaagagaactgcACAGGACTTctgaaattagaaaatgaaacCCCAATTTTAAGAATTCACAAActgcttccagaaaaaaaaaaaaccccaaggttgcaaactccaagacacataaatggttaaatttaataattcagttattcagaaacaagttctgcaagCAATCAGAAGACTTtcaaatgcaaaggaaaggaTATTTGAATAACACCAGACTATTTTGTACCAACTAGAAAACTTAAAGAAGGAGTCATATGTTATATTCCAAAGACCAGTGGAGCTGATAATGCAGGCCAGGGTGATCTCCCCTGGTAAAATGAAGTTTAATCATACATGAaaaaagatagacattcaataataataatacaataatatatgcatataataacaaatacaacaatattataataaagatatatttgaaacattttcaaaaagaaaaccagaactgaagagatggTTGGTTTCTCAAAAG is from Trichosurus vulpecula isolate mTriVul1 chromosome 7, mTriVul1.pri, whole genome shotgun sequence and encodes:
- the LOC118856055 gene encoding 40S ribosomal protein S21 produces the protein MQNDAGEFVDLYVPRKCSASNRIIGAKDHASIQMNVAEVDKVTGRFNGQFKTYAICGAIRRMGESDDSILRLAKNDGIVSKNF